One genomic region from Methanonatronarchaeum thermophilum encodes:
- the mtaA gene encoding methylcobamide:CoM methyltransferase MtaA — protein sequence MNLRERFLGALRGEEVDMVPAVSVTQTGTVDFMEASGSSWPEAHYDAEKMADLAVAAYEVGGLESVRYPYCLTALAEVVGCGLKEGTRDTQPSVETHPGLDGIEMPDDLSQAGRVPEILEAANLVRSKVGDEVPIIVGIEAPDELAAHILGSSNYIKGLITDPEMVEEALEVSNELSMEYAQLVLDSGADAVCVPGYSTLDIVDPNSFKNLIKPTYREFVENVDGDIIMHMCGHIDQIIGDLADCGFEGISIEAQTEIQKAKEIIGNKASVIGNISTPNTLLNGSPQEVIKECQQALKAGTDILAPGCGLAPRTPTENVQAIVKARNQYYQK from the coding sequence ATGAATTTACGAGAAAGGTTTTTAGGTGCGTTGCGTGGGGAAGAGGTTGATATGGTTCCTGCGGTTAGTGTTACTCAGACAGGTACGGTAGATTTTATGGAGGCAAGTGGAAGTAGTTGGCCTGAAGCCCATTATGATGCGGAGAAGATGGCGGATCTTGCAGTTGCAGCATATGAGGTTGGGGGACTTGAGTCGGTTCGCTATCCGTATTGTCTTACTGCGTTGGCCGAGGTAGTTGGCTGTGGATTGAAGGAGGGCACTCGGGATACACAGCCCTCAGTTGAGACACATCCCGGGCTTGATGGCATTGAGATGCCGGATGACTTAAGCCAGGCCGGTAGGGTGCCTGAGATTCTGGAGGCAGCCAACCTAGTTCGAAGCAAGGTTGGTGATGAGGTCCCGATAATTGTTGGTATCGAGGCTCCGGATGAACTTGCTGCCCACATCCTTGGTTCCAGCAACTACATAAAGGGCTTGATCACAGATCCAGAAATGGTTGAGGAGGCTCTTGAAGTCTCAAATGAACTTTCGATGGAGTATGCGCAGCTCGTTTTAGATAGTGGTGCCGACGCTGTATGCGTACCAGGATACTCAACACTAGACATCGTAGACCCAAACAGCTTTAAAAACCTGATTAAACCAACATACAGGGAGTTCGTTGAGAACGTAGATGGCGACATAATAATGCACATGTGTGGCCACATAGACCAGATCATAGGAGACCTAGCAGACTGTGGATTCGAAGGAATCAGCATCGAAGCACAAACAGAAATACAAAAAGCCAAAGAAATAATCGGCAACAAAGCATCAGTAATAGGAAACATATCCACACCAAACACCCTACTAAACGGCAGCCCACAAGAAGTAATCAAAGAATGCCAACAAGCCCTAAAAGCCGGAACCGACATACTCGCCCCAGGCTGCGGACTAGCACCCAGAACACCAACAGAAAACGTACAAGCAATAGTAAAAGCAAGAAACCAATACTAC
- a CDS encoding tyrosine-type recombinase/integrase produces the protein MKTTKTYQNNKGKLPKYHRKNEIKKLLEKANQENQRDYLILKIMWETGLRLSELATLKVEDIDFKDNTITVREGKGGKDRVVPLTNETSNLLRMFTNNLKKQDQVFKIGKRQIQNIVSKYAEKTNIKTHPHKFRHSFAVHSLKQGMDLRTLQKILGHSSLSTTQIYLDVVADDVKKEYQKIWK, from the coding sequence ATGAAAACAACCAAAACATACCAAAACAACAAAGGAAAATTACCGAAATACCATAGAAAAAACGAAATCAAAAAATTGCTAGAAAAAGCCAACCAGGAAAACCAACGAGATTATCTAATACTCAAAATAATGTGGGAAACTGGTTTAAGACTAAGTGAGCTAGCAACTTTAAAGGTTGAAGATATAGACTTCAAAGACAACACAATAACAGTACGTGAGGGGAAAGGAGGAAAAGACAGAGTAGTACCACTAACCAACGAAACCAGCAACCTCTTAAGAATGTTTACAAACAACCTAAAAAAACAAGATCAAGTTTTCAAGATAGGTAAAAGACAAATACAAAACATAGTTTCCAAATACGCAGAAAAAACAAACATAAAAACACACCCCCACAAATTTAGGCACTCTTTCGCGGTACATAGCCTAAAGCAAGGCATGGATCTCCGAACCCTCCAGAAAATATTAGGCCATTCTTCCCTATCCACAACCCAGATCTATTTAGACGTAGTAGCCGATGACGTAAAAAAAGAATACCAGAAAATATGGAAATAA